The following are encoded in a window of Rubellicoccus peritrichatus genomic DNA:
- a CDS encoding TonB-dependent receptor — MSSSSSCAIFFCLSQVLVAQEELKPVADQEEPIVEMEPFVVTGSLLTTDDIKFFSPTTTLTYEDLILTGSQTPIESLRLLPSFFGAMNTENDSNGGIGTASPNIRAIGTLRTLTLINGRRAGGNSAFGLQPGGFADLNLIPQAAISEIEIYKAAASTTYGSDAIGGVVNVLLDDRFEGVRANALYGDTTEGGGAVQQYSVTGGFNVDEDTHITVLASYYDRTTVWARDRDLSKTTNFISRGGTNRGSATFPGTAQATTNGGLNGILAPGVTIPTSSADYVTYNQNTDAFNFNEFAPAIPGQEIVSGYGAIQHDLTDQVMLYGDVLYTYTDQDNGLAPAPWSASAFSPPAFFSAVENSPHNPFAAGELQQVNYRSFELGDLKAGWQRNAVRLVGGATGEIDERWIWDSAVLYTQENITGSFTGIADATLLTPFIQSGQFNPFASVSQGVNNGIAFDNAAALQAAATSAQNKYFENLFSYDAKVQGDLIELPAGSLTGAIGAEYRYESISVDPDPLWASGNNLGGGGLTSSFTGQRNVGAVFAETIVPLVAPGQHVTGVHRLDLDLGLRFEGFDDRGQDPLAPGTEAPNSYNNLSWKAALGYQPTEGITMSGSFATGFRAPTLYESYSTQVVDFPILIDSTGASPPGLAIPTIVRGNPNLDPETSRSWSAGIGWEPQQIEGLAFGIDYYHVTIDDAIANGAQFTLDANNPSSVIRDPVTGQVNVVFSQFFNASSITTQGLEYTVSYDHEVTDGFRIRTSLGVNQVLTYRADVPGIGDISFLGRYVDKRSNNLSPGAVPRWKGLATIFFFVRNFTFGTTVNYIGSYEDDPAFTTNGEGRTVDDFAALNLVAAYTFESSGSSWLDGLTATVGVDNVFDTPPPFAAGAFADGYDTSLYSIRNRFVYGALSKRF, encoded by the coding sequence ATGAGTAGTTCGTCATCTTGCGCCATTTTCTTTTGTTTATCGCAGGTTTTGGTGGCTCAGGAAGAGCTCAAGCCCGTTGCAGATCAAGAAGAGCCCATTGTTGAGATGGAGCCGTTTGTTGTCACCGGTTCATTACTCACTACTGATGATATTAAGTTCTTCTCACCCACAACAACACTGACTTATGAAGATTTGATCCTCACTGGCAGTCAGACTCCAATCGAAAGTCTCCGTTTGTTACCATCCTTCTTCGGAGCGATGAATACCGAAAATGATAGTAATGGAGGCATTGGTACTGCTTCTCCTAATATTCGGGCAATTGGAACCTTACGTACGCTGACATTGATTAATGGCCGTCGCGCTGGGGGGAATAGTGCATTTGGCTTACAACCAGGTGGCTTTGCTGACTTAAATTTAATCCCGCAAGCTGCAATTAGTGAAATAGAAATATATAAGGCAGCAGCAAGCACGACTTATGGTTCTGACGCCATTGGTGGAGTCGTTAATGTGCTTTTGGATGATCGATTTGAAGGAGTTCGTGCCAATGCACTTTATGGTGATACAACCGAGGGTGGTGGTGCTGTCCAGCAGTATTCCGTAACAGGTGGTTTTAATGTTGATGAGGATACACATATTACCGTGCTTGCCAGCTATTATGATCGCACGACTGTCTGGGCTCGGGATCGCGATCTTTCGAAAACAACCAACTTTATTTCACGAGGTGGTACCAATCGTGGAAGCGCGACTTTTCCCGGGACTGCTCAAGCAACAACGAATGGAGGCTTGAATGGCATTCTTGCTCCTGGAGTAACCATTCCAACCAGTTCTGCAGACTATGTGACTTACAATCAAAACACTGATGCCTTTAATTTTAATGAGTTCGCGCCAGCAATTCCAGGGCAGGAAATCGTTAGCGGTTATGGAGCTATTCAACATGATCTCACTGATCAAGTCATGCTTTATGGCGATGTTCTTTATACCTACACCGACCAGGATAATGGATTAGCACCCGCACCATGGTCTGCATCCGCATTCTCACCACCCGCATTCTTTTCTGCAGTAGAAAACAGTCCACATAATCCTTTTGCGGCAGGAGAGCTTCAGCAGGTGAATTATCGGAGTTTTGAGCTGGGAGATTTAAAAGCCGGTTGGCAACGTAATGCAGTTCGTTTGGTTGGTGGTGCAACTGGAGAAATCGATGAACGATGGATTTGGGATTCTGCGGTTCTTTATACTCAAGAAAATATAACCGGCAGCTTTACGGGTATCGCCGATGCCACTCTGTTGACACCGTTTATTCAAAGCGGTCAGTTTAATCCTTTCGCTTCTGTTTCTCAGGGAGTTAATAACGGTATCGCTTTCGATAATGCAGCCGCCTTGCAGGCTGCAGCAACTTCTGCGCAGAACAAGTACTTTGAAAACCTATTTTCTTATGACGCAAAGGTTCAGGGCGACTTAATCGAATTACCTGCGGGATCTCTAACTGGTGCCATTGGCGCCGAGTATCGTTATGAGTCAATAAGCGTTGACCCCGATCCACTTTGGGCAAGCGGAAATAATCTGGGTGGTGGTGGCTTAACCAGCTCATTTACTGGACAAAGAAATGTTGGTGCTGTTTTTGCCGAGACTATAGTGCCACTGGTGGCTCCAGGTCAGCATGTTACTGGTGTGCATCGTCTAGACCTTGATCTTGGATTGCGTTTTGAAGGATTTGATGACCGAGGGCAGGATCCTTTGGCTCCAGGGACAGAAGCACCAAACAGTTATAACAATCTTTCGTGGAAAGCTGCTTTAGGATACCAACCAACAGAAGGTATCACTATGAGTGGTAGTTTTGCTACAGGCTTTCGTGCTCCAACTCTCTACGAATCATATTCAACTCAGGTTGTTGATTTCCCCATCCTGATCGACTCAACTGGAGCAAGTCCTCCAGGTTTGGCGATACCTACAATTGTCAGGGGAAATCCCAATCTTGATCCTGAAACTTCGCGCAGTTGGTCTGCGGGCATTGGATGGGAACCTCAGCAAATTGAAGGCCTTGCATTTGGTATCGATTATTATCATGTTACTATCGATGACGCTATTGCAAATGGCGCGCAGTTTACATTGGATGCAAATAATCCAAGTTCAGTTATCCGTGATCCGGTTACTGGTCAGGTAAATGTCGTTTTCTCTCAGTTTTTCAATGCCTCGAGTATCACAACACAGGGTTTGGAATATACCGTAAGCTATGATCATGAGGTTACAGATGGCTTTCGCATCAGGACTAGCCTGGGTGTTAATCAAGTGCTGACTTATCGGGCAGATGTTCCGGGTATCGGTGATATTTCTTTCCTTGGACGCTACGTTGATAAGCGTTCCAATAACTTAAGCCCTGGAGCGGTTCCTCGTTGGAAGGGATTGGCCACTATTTTCTTCTTTGTTCGCAATTTTACATTTGGAACTACGGTTAATTATATTGGTAGCTATGAGGATGATCCTGCCTTCACGACCAATGGGGAAGGAAGGACCGTTGATGACTTTGCAGCCTTAAATCTAGTCGCTGCTTATACTTTTGAAAGTAGCGGTTCAAGCTGGCTAGATGGGCTGACTGCAACAGTCGGAGTGGACAATGTTTTTGATACGCCTCCACCATTTGCGGCAGGTGCTTTTGCTGATGGTTATGATACTTCACTCTATTCAATTAGAAACCGTTTTGTTTACGGTGCATTGAGCAAACGTTTCTAG
- a CDS encoding nuclear transport factor 2 family protein has product MIKEDPIYALLADMTEAWNSCDLDRFMSGYAPGSDTLLLVSGKEIHGFDAIYAHYKKLFESLPEMPHLSVEILSAESNHDTARFELRFTLGSDGKSFTGLSVITLIKLDNRWLIVKDYS; this is encoded by the coding sequence GTGATTAAAGAAGACCCAATCTATGCCTTATTGGCAGATATGACAGAAGCCTGGAATAGCTGTGACCTGGATCGCTTTATGAGTGGTTATGCTCCTGGTTCAGATACTCTACTCCTTGTTAGTGGCAAAGAAATTCATGGATTTGATGCCATTTATGCCCATTATAAAAAACTCTTTGAAAGTCTACCCGAGATGCCGCATCTTAGTGTAGAAATTCTTTCAGCAGAGTCCAATCATGACACTGCAAGATTTGAGCTTCGTTTTACGCTTGGAAGTGATGGAAAAAGCTTCACCGGACTATCAGTCATCACATTGATTAAATTGGATAATCGCTGGCTGATTGTTAAGGATTACTCCTAG
- the rmuC gene encoding DNA recombination protein RmuC encodes MISSLSFVFLLFGLAIGAVITYVVTTQRARLLQQRLESESNNVKTALAEQKASQDRDLELHKAESQRANELALKLREAETRREADAEQIKRLERIQEIFADKFKALSADALKSNNEEFLKLAKVNLEKFQENAKGDLEKRQIAIDRMVLPIRESLDKVDEKIQNLEKVRNNANVALTEQIKHLMTMGVSLQSETANLVKALRAPQVRGRWGEMQLRRTVEMAGLINHCDFTEQTSVATEDGPQRPDMLVHLPNDRLVVVDAKAPLAAYLEALEAGNPDVQAKHMADHARQVRDHLKKLGSKQYWKQFKEAPEFVVLFLPGESFFSAALQQDAALIDYGVENRVILATPTTLIALLKAVAFGWRQEAIAREAAEISRLGNELYERVGVLGKHLGKIRKGLDTATDAYNDAVRSVESRLLPTARRFRELQATTNKVIEPLEQANENLLNMTAEELNAKADKEL; translated from the coding sequence ATGATCAGCTCACTTTCATTCGTATTTCTTTTATTCGGCTTGGCAATAGGCGCGGTAATTACCTACGTCGTCACCACTCAGCGTGCTCGTTTGCTCCAGCAACGCCTTGAATCCGAGTCCAATAACGTAAAAACTGCTCTTGCTGAGCAGAAAGCGTCACAAGACAGAGACCTTGAATTACATAAAGCAGAAAGCCAACGCGCCAATGAACTGGCCCTAAAGCTACGGGAAGCCGAGACACGACGTGAGGCTGATGCAGAACAAATTAAGCGCCTGGAGAGAATTCAGGAAATTTTTGCCGATAAGTTTAAAGCATTGTCAGCAGATGCGCTAAAATCGAACAATGAGGAGTTTCTCAAACTTGCGAAAGTAAATCTCGAGAAGTTCCAAGAAAACGCTAAGGGCGACTTGGAAAAACGCCAGATTGCAATTGATCGCATGGTACTGCCCATTCGCGAAAGCTTGGATAAAGTGGATGAGAAGATTCAGAATCTGGAGAAAGTCCGCAATAACGCTAATGTTGCCCTTACCGAACAGATCAAGCATCTCATGACAATGGGCGTCAGCCTGCAGTCAGAAACTGCCAATCTGGTCAAGGCCCTTAGAGCTCCCCAGGTTCGCGGTCGTTGGGGCGAAATGCAGCTTCGTCGCACTGTCGAAATGGCAGGCTTGATCAACCATTGTGATTTTACAGAACAGACTTCAGTTGCAACTGAAGATGGACCACAGCGCCCTGATATGCTGGTTCATCTACCAAATGACCGTTTAGTAGTGGTGGATGCCAAAGCACCATTGGCAGCCTATCTTGAGGCACTGGAAGCTGGGAATCCAGATGTCCAAGCAAAACATATGGCCGACCACGCAAGACAGGTAAGAGATCACCTTAAGAAACTTGGTAGCAAACAGTATTGGAAACAATTCAAGGAAGCACCGGAATTCGTAGTCCTCTTTCTACCTGGCGAGTCGTTCTTCAGTGCTGCCCTACAGCAGGATGCGGCACTGATTGATTACGGTGTTGAGAACCGCGTTATTTTAGCAACACCGACAACGCTGATTGCTCTTTTGAAAGCTGTTGCATTTGGCTGGCGTCAGGAAGCAATAGCACGTGAGGCAGCTGAGATCAGTCGACTTGGAAATGAGCTTTATGAGCGTGTTGGCGTCCTTGGAAAACATTTAGGCAAAATTCGCAAGGGACTGGATACTGCAACCGACGCTTACAATGATGCAGTCAGGTCTGTCGAAAGTCGATTGCTGCCTACTGCCCGTCGCTTTCGCGAGCTGCAGGCAACGACGAATAAGGTAATCGAACCACTTGAGCAAGCGAATGAGAATCTACTCAATATGACCGCTGAGGAGCTGAATGCGAAAGCTGACAAAGAGCTGTAG
- a CDS encoding sugar ABC transporter substrate-binding protein: MSIRKFICILVFLSFAPLGFTIEREVWDEYRIALVGQTTADPLYSAVQAGALAAANDLEMELRLEIEIDFKTQRRANVDMQVKALNDCFLAGVDGVILNPIKDPRLNEAVGFLVEQDIPVVVYRNVSGIDQALARVYTDQKRMGEQGMEHLKDAIGPRGKAVAVLSSNSGDLVANQRLAGAKAYADTHNIGLYGVFPTAEEIGAAVNTVDSVTRGDRDGKLYGWLFLGDWPISGGADLPWQPGKMPCVAIGAHPAQLRYLQLDYVDALIANDAYQWGYQSVKVMIDKLHSKKSPESRDITVPAEVVTRGNLDEFLSRWSQWLR; encoded by the coding sequence GTGTCTATTCGCAAATTCATCTGCATCCTGGTCTTTCTTTCATTTGCACCTCTTGGTTTCACTATTGAGCGGGAGGTTTGGGACGAGTATCGTATAGCTTTGGTTGGTCAGACAACAGCTGATCCATTGTATTCAGCTGTGCAGGCTGGTGCTCTGGCCGCCGCTAATGATTTAGAGATGGAACTTCGCCTTGAAATTGAAATTGATTTCAAAACTCAGCGGCGTGCGAATGTGGATATGCAGGTGAAGGCTCTCAATGACTGTTTCCTGGCGGGTGTCGATGGAGTTATTCTAAACCCGATAAAAGACCCCAGGCTAAATGAAGCAGTCGGTTTTCTCGTAGAGCAAGATATCCCTGTTGTCGTCTATCGGAATGTTTCCGGTATAGATCAGGCATTGGCCCGTGTTTATACTGATCAAAAAAGAATGGGCGAGCAGGGGATGGAGCACTTAAAAGACGCAATTGGACCACGTGGCAAGGCGGTTGCGGTTCTGTCCAGTAACTCGGGTGATCTTGTTGCTAATCAAAGACTAGCTGGTGCTAAGGCCTATGCTGATACACATAATATCGGATTGTACGGTGTCTTTCCAACTGCAGAAGAAATTGGTGCTGCTGTGAATACGGTTGATTCAGTGACCAGAGGGGATCGCGATGGCAAGCTCTACGGTTGGCTCTTTTTGGGAGATTGGCCAATCTCGGGAGGAGCTGATCTTCCATGGCAGCCTGGGAAGATGCCCTGTGTGGCTATTGGTGCTCATCCAGCTCAGTTGAGGTATTTACAGTTGGATTATGTGGATGCATTGATTGCAAACGATGCCTATCAATGGGGATATCAGTCGGTTAAGGTTATGATCGATAAGTTGCATTCTAAAAAAAGTCCTGAATCCCGTGATATCACGGTACCTGCAGAGGTCGTCACTCGTGGCAATCTGGATGAGTTCCTCAGCCGCTGGTCGCAGTGGTTACGATAA
- a CDS encoding PatB family C-S lyase produces MQKMEYDFDTVLDRSGTGSLKWEKYAGSDVLPLWVADMDFVSAPEIIEALQKRLDHGVMGYTLPPQDTTDAALAYLKNKHGYDAKPEWLFWMHGMVPGLNVAARAFGETGDEILTCTPIYPPFLSAPVWQERKSGTSHLQWDGKRWTFDFDDLEAKVTPRSRTFYLCNPHNPVGRVYDRDELIKLAEFCERHDLVLLSDEIHCDLILNDVKHICTATLSKEIDERTITFMAPSKTYNVPGLACAFAVIRNPQIRAKFKNAARGLITEVNPFGYAGCAAAYELGEPWRQALLGYLRENRDYLYQFITERIPEIKLHPMEATYLAWLNIEGLLTIGIDNPHQFFVDAGVGLSPGKDFADGNYLRLNFGCPRSILETALERMEKAVSAERIPQTV; encoded by the coding sequence ATGCAGAAAATGGAATACGATTTTGATACAGTTTTAGACCGAAGCGGAACCGGCAGCCTTAAATGGGAAAAGTATGCTGGCAGTGATGTGCTACCGTTGTGGGTCGCGGATATGGATTTTGTTTCCGCACCAGAAATCATCGAGGCGTTACAAAAACGCCTCGACCATGGGGTCATGGGCTACACCTTGCCTCCGCAAGATACAACCGATGCTGCCCTAGCCTATCTGAAAAATAAGCATGGTTATGATGCCAAGCCCGAATGGCTTTTCTGGATGCATGGAATGGTCCCCGGCCTGAATGTGGCAGCACGCGCTTTTGGAGAAACAGGAGACGAGATCCTGACCTGCACTCCCATTTATCCACCCTTCCTCAGCGCACCCGTATGGCAGGAAAGAAAAAGCGGGACCAGCCATTTGCAGTGGGATGGCAAACGCTGGACCTTTGATTTTGATGATCTTGAAGCCAAGGTAACCCCTCGCAGCCGAACATTTTATCTATGCAACCCGCACAATCCTGTAGGTCGGGTTTATGATCGTGATGAGCTAATTAAGCTGGCTGAGTTTTGTGAACGCCATGATCTGGTCCTCCTCTCTGATGAAATACACTGCGACCTCATCCTTAATGACGTTAAACACATTTGCACAGCGACATTGAGCAAGGAAATCGACGAACGGACGATCACCTTTATGGCACCAAGTAAGACCTACAATGTCCCAGGGCTGGCTTGTGCATTTGCCGTGATTCGCAACCCACAAATACGAGCTAAATTCAAGAATGCGGCGCGTGGTTTGATAACTGAAGTCAACCCATTTGGCTATGCCGGTTGTGCAGCAGCTTACGAACTTGGCGAACCTTGGCGTCAGGCATTACTTGGATATCTTCGTGAAAACCGGGATTATCTCTATCAATTTATTACTGAGCGAATTCCGGAAATCAAATTGCACCCCATGGAGGCCACCTACCTTGCATGGCTCAATATTGAAGGTCTTCTTACTATTGGCATCGATAACCCACATCAGTTTTTTGTCGATGCAGGAGTAGGACTTTCGCCCGGCAAAGACTTTGCAGACGGCAATTACTTACGACTGAATTTCGGATGCCCACGTTCAATTCTTGAAACCGCCCTTGAACGTATGGAAAAGGCTGTTTCAGCAGAACGTATCCCGCAAACAGTTTAG
- a CDS encoding SOS response-associated peptidase — protein sequence MCGRFTMTAKQRKLFEKFLARNMPELIARYNIVPSQPVLTVREEPESKQRQAAICTWGLVPFWSKDPNISRSLNNARSESAAFKPAFKGPMRHHRCLIPANGFYEWKRTGNQKLPHYFQRPEGELFAIAGLWDHWGSPDGSEIESCTILTTTPNKEMASVHHRMPVIIEEVEFDRWLSTETQRASDVEDLLRPAPDGFFERYPVTDLVNNARNDGPELMQRADIQPEFEQGELFT from the coding sequence ATGTGCGGACGCTTTACCATGACAGCCAAGCAGCGTAAACTGTTTGAGAAGTTTCTGGCCAGAAACATGCCTGAATTAATAGCGCGCTATAATATTGTCCCAAGCCAGCCGGTGCTAACGGTCCGTGAAGAGCCGGAATCAAAACAGCGGCAAGCCGCAATTTGCACTTGGGGCCTGGTTCCATTTTGGTCAAAGGATCCGAATATTTCGCGTTCGTTGAATAATGCGCGTTCCGAATCTGCAGCTTTTAAGCCTGCTTTTAAAGGGCCAATGCGCCACCATCGCTGCCTTATTCCAGCAAACGGTTTCTACGAATGGAAGCGAACTGGGAATCAAAAACTACCACACTATTTTCAGCGTCCAGAGGGGGAACTATTTGCGATCGCCGGTCTTTGGGACCACTGGGGAAGTCCTGATGGATCCGAGATTGAATCCTGCACGATATTGACGACAACCCCGAATAAGGAAATGGCTTCTGTTCACCACCGGATGCCGGTCATCATTGAAGAAGTGGAATTCGACCGTTGGCTTAGTACAGAAACTCAACGGGCGAGCGATGTTGAAGATCTCCTCCGACCAGCTCCTGATGGCTTTTTTGAGCGCTATCCAGTTACCGATTTAGTCAACAATGCGCGCAACGATGGTCCCGAATTAATGCAGAGAGCCGACATCCAGCCCGAATTTGAGCAAGGGGAGTTGTTTACGTAA
- a CDS encoding Rrf2 family transcriptional regulator, producing the protein MKLSLKVEYACRVLAQLGRRFGTETLAHIDELAEAEAVPANYLVQILNELRNGSLITSKRGKQGGYALANSPEEITLRDIVAVVDSEMLEAEAGKLGQSGPLVADAWASVSDALDKALKGITLKDMMPDDSGNMYYI; encoded by the coding sequence ATGAAGCTATCCTTGAAAGTCGAGTATGCTTGCCGTGTCCTTGCCCAACTCGGACGGCGCTTTGGAACAGAGACACTTGCGCATATAGACGAATTGGCTGAAGCCGAAGCCGTTCCGGCCAATTATCTTGTTCAAATCCTGAACGAGTTGCGCAATGGCAGCCTGATCACAAGTAAGCGTGGCAAACAAGGTGGATACGCTCTCGCCAACTCCCCGGAGGAGATCACGCTCCGGGATATCGTGGCCGTGGTCGATAGCGAAATGCTCGAGGCCGAAGCAGGCAAACTCGGCCAATCCGGCCCACTTGTTGCAGACGCATGGGCCAGTGTATCGGATGCACTCGATAAAGCGTTGAAGGGCATTACCCTCAAAGACATGATGCCTGATGATAGCGGCAACATGTATTACATATGA
- a CDS encoding transcriptional repressor, whose translation MPKPTRQTRQRAAIRETLLQHNNPLNPKQIHRLASESHPNLGIATVYRNLSKMLEDGEIESVHLPGQMPHYTYPRQKKHALLFCSESKEVQVLDTEEINIELPDIPDHFECDGYEVVLHGRLKKAITAK comes from the coding sequence ATGCCGAAGCCTACTCGACAGACGCGCCAGCGTGCTGCAATTCGGGAAACCTTGTTGCAACATAATAATCCACTCAATCCAAAGCAGATTCACCGTTTGGCTAGCGAAAGCCATCCAAACCTTGGAATCGCTACGGTATACCGCAATTTGAGTAAAATGCTTGAAGATGGGGAAATAGAGTCCGTCCATTTACCCGGACAAATGCCGCACTATACCTATCCAAGGCAAAAGAAGCATGCCCTACTCTTTTGCAGTGAATCAAAGGAAGTGCAGGTTCTGGATACGGAGGAAATCAACATTGAGTTACCGGATATACCCGACCATTTCGAGTGCGACGGCTATGAAGTTGTGCTTCATGGGCGCTTAAAGAAAGCAATTACAGCGAAATAG
- a CDS encoding substrate-binding periplasmic protein, with amino-acid sequence MKFRFLLAILLLPFAAFGQSGLSPFKTEPLKVGITADSPPLVFKAGNELQGIEIEFAKMIGKEIGRPIQFVELPWEEQIPALVDGKTDIIMSGMTITKDRSKEIDFSEPYVEYGQMALVKDADRTRYPNARSIMSTRGSVAVIPGTTGATFVESFFPNAEVKPFGTPDEATKAVVKGEADVFIYDSPTILWLGGEYEQEQVGAIGINLTVEYLGWGMRKDDKKLQKEVANAMAKLNADGQIGWVLDRWLPKRPKF; translated from the coding sequence ATGAAGTTTCGTTTCCTTCTCGCTATACTTTTGCTGCCATTTGCCGCCTTTGGGCAATCTGGCCTAAGCCCATTCAAAACAGAGCCGCTTAAAGTCGGCATTACTGCGGACTCACCGCCTTTGGTCTTCAAGGCCGGTAATGAGTTGCAGGGAATCGAAATCGAATTCGCCAAGATGATCGGAAAAGAAATCGGACGGCCTATACAGTTCGTTGAACTCCCTTGGGAAGAGCAAATACCAGCACTAGTTGATGGAAAAACCGACATCATTATGAGTGGGATGACCATCACCAAGGATCGAAGCAAGGAGATCGACTTCTCAGAGCCTTACGTTGAATACGGCCAAATGGCGCTGGTCAAAGACGCTGACCGCACACGCTATCCCAATGCACGCTCAATCATGTCAACACGTGGAAGTGTTGCCGTCATTCCCGGAACCACTGGAGCAACCTTTGTCGAAAGTTTTTTCCCAAATGCAGAAGTTAAACCCTTTGGCACTCCGGATGAAGCCACCAAAGCGGTGGTTAAAGGCGAAGCAGATGTTTTTATTTATGATTCTCCTACCATACTTTGGCTCGGAGGTGAATACGAGCAAGAGCAAGTCGGAGCAATTGGTATCAACCTGACCGTCGAATATCTCGGCTGGGGAATGCGTAAAGACGACAAAAAGCTTCAGAAGGAAGTCGCAAACGCCATGGCAAAACTCAATGCCGATGGACAAATTGGCTGGGTTCTGGATCGTTGGCTGCCAAAGCGTCCAAAATTCTAA
- a CDS encoding DUF1015 domain-containing protein: protein MRIRAFQGLRPTPDNAPKVASLPYDVVNTEEARELASGNPLSFLHVVRAEIDLPDDTDPYSDPVYAKAKENLESLQSQGGLVRESEPCVFLYRQEMGEHSQTGLVAVCHIEDYENDIIKKHEKTRKAKEDDRTNLNRTLAAHPGPVFLTHKDEPAIDALTEAAVKTDPLIDFVAPDGVKHTVWRIAGGDDYVEAFKNIPVAYVADGHHRSASAARVGKERREANPNHTGDEDYNWFLTVLFPAGQLNILPYNRVVKDLNGLTEDEFLAKVLESVEVTENANPSPSKPGEVSLYLGGKWYGLSFPEDASEGPIESLDVSRLQDKILTPILGIDDPRTSNRIDFVGGIRGTAELEKRVNSGECAAAFSMFETTCDQLMDIADAGEIMPPKSTWFEPKLRSGLFIHTF, encoded by the coding sequence ATGCGAATTCGTGCCTTTCAAGGACTCCGACCAACACCTGATAACGCGCCCAAGGTGGCTTCTTTGCCATACGATGTGGTCAATACTGAGGAAGCTAGAGAGCTTGCTTCGGGAAATCCACTGAGCTTTCTCCACGTCGTCCGCGCAGAGATTGACCTGCCGGATGATACCGATCCGTATTCAGATCCGGTTTATGCCAAGGCCAAGGAAAACCTTGAAAGCCTTCAAAGCCAGGGCGGACTGGTTCGAGAATCTGAGCCCTGCGTATTCCTGTATCGTCAGGAAATGGGCGAACACTCACAAACCGGACTGGTTGCTGTCTGCCATATTGAGGATTACGAGAACGACATCATCAAGAAACACGAAAAGACCCGTAAGGCAAAGGAAGACGATCGAACCAATCTGAATCGCACCCTCGCGGCACACCCCGGTCCTGTTTTTTTGACCCACAAAGACGAGCCAGCCATTGATGCATTGACGGAAGCAGCCGTCAAAACCGACCCGCTGATTGACTTTGTTGCGCCTGATGGGGTCAAGCACACGGTCTGGCGTATCGCCGGTGGTGATGATTACGTTGAAGCTTTCAAAAACATCCCGGTGGCATACGTCGCTGATGGTCATCACCGCAGCGCCAGTGCTGCCCGTGTCGGCAAGGAACGCCGCGAGGCAAACCCGAATCACACTGGTGATGAGGATTACAATTGGTTCCTGACTGTGCTTTTCCCAGCTGGTCAGCTCAATATTCTGCCTTACAACCGTGTAGTGAAAGACCTCAATGGCCTGACTGAGGACGAGTTTTTGGCAAAAGTCCTTGAGTCTGTCGAAGTCACTGAAAATGCAAACCCCTCACCTTCCAAGCCCGGTGAGGTCAGCCTCTATCTGGGTGGAAAATGGTATGGACTTTCATTCCCGGAAGATGCATCCGAAGGCCCAATCGAAAGCCTTGATGTCAGTCGGCTGCAGGACAAGATTCTGACACCAATTCTTGGGATCGATGACCCAAGAACAAGCAATCGCATTGATTTCGTTGGTGGTATCCGTGGCACCGCTGAACTTGAAAAGCGTGTCAATTCCGGCGAGTGCGCAGCCGCTTTCTCTATGTTTGAAACGACTTGCGATCAGTTGATGGACATCGCTGATGCTGGTGAAATCATGCCGCCAAAGAGCACCTGGTTCGAACCAAAGCTCCGTAGCGGCCTGTTTATTCATACCTTCTGA